A stretch of Pomacea canaliculata isolate SZHN2017 linkage group LG6, ASM307304v1, whole genome shotgun sequence DNA encodes these proteins:
- the LOC112566072 gene encoding intraflagellar transport protein 88 homolog — protein sequence MMEHIPPAGEEEEDIYGGFNEYSAALDTDDLAHDEIFQKAVLRTSHGRRPPPTAARGGMAMGGGIGGMAPGGRLGTAARMGTAARGRMGLPSSLGRPITGNIDGEGAPRPMTAVRAAGFTTAGGRVPPMLYEVLHNATQSEYADIKGNPLQDTSST from the exons ATGATGGAGCATATTCCTCCTGCtggagaagaagaggaggataTTTATGGAGGTTTTAATGAATACAGTGCTGCTCTGGATACAGAT gatCTTGCCCATGATGAGATTTTCCAAAAGGCAGTCTTAAGAACAAGTCATGGCAGACGGCCACCACCA ACAGCAGCAAGGGGTGGCATGGCCATGGGAGGAGGCATTGGGGGGATGGCACCTGGTGGAAGACTAGGGACTGCTGCTCGAATGGGAACAGCTGCCAGAGGACGAATGGGGCTGCCATCATCTTTAGGCCGACCCATCACTGGGAATATAGATGGAGAGGGTGCCCCTAGACCTATGACAGCAGTCCGTGCAGCTGGTTTTACCACAGCTGGAGGGAGGG TGCCTCCTATGCTGTATGAAGTGCTACATAATGCTACTCAAAGTGAATATGCTGATATTAAGGGAAATCCTCTTCAGGATACATCGTCAACCTAA